The nucleotide window CCAACTCGCTTCCGCGCCGTTTCGCGTTCCGCGCACCTCGACCCGCCCGGCGGAGATGTCCGGATCGCTCTTGCTTGCGAACAGCGGGATGATCGGGTTGAAGATTGAAAGCAGAACCTTGCGCCGGCGCTCCGTTTTCGTCAGCCCGAGCCGCGCCAGCCGCGCGACAAACGGAAATATCCACCTGGGAACGCACCCGCCGCGAAGCCACACGTTTTGCAGGCCGGGGATGAATCGCGGCAGCGTCACCGACTCGGCGTGCCCCGTATAAACGCACGGCACGTCGCCGAGCGGTTCGGGCATGCGCGCCATCTTCGTGCCGGTTCCGCACCGAACGCGCACCTCGCGGCCGTCCCGCCATTGCAGCGTGTCGCCGGTCATCAGGTGCATCACGTGCAGGATGTTCGCCGGGCCGACGTTTTCGTTCGCGCCCGCGGCCCAGAAGATGTCGACATCGCGCGGCGCGTCCATCGTATTGCAGCCGGCCTTCGCGAGCGCCTGCGTCAGCCCGGGGGAGTTCCCGAATCCGGTCAGCATCAACACGCCCGCCTCGCGCGCGGCGCCGTCGAGCTCGTACACGGAAAGGAATGCGTCGTAATCGTCCGCGATCGTCACGACGGGCTTGCGCGCGTCGATCGCCGCTTGCGCGACGAGGCGCTCGAAGCGATACGCCGGCCCGACGAAGCTGATCGCGGCGTCGTACTCGCGCATCGCGCCGGCGAGCGCGGCGCGATCCGTCACGTCGACGACGCGCGGCGCGAACTTCGTGTGCTCCCTGGCCGCCGCCTCGGCGCGCGTGCGATCGATGTCGGCAATGGAGACGTGCTCGATGCCGGCGTCCGCCGCCATCAGCCGCCGCATCGCGACGGCCATCTCGCCCGCCCCGCCAAGAAACAGGATTCGCATGCGTCACCCCCGGGACCGCGGGCGGCTCGCCCGCTTCGCAACTTTTTTGTATCCGCAGATTACGCCGATTTCGCCGATTGAAAATGCATGCCGGGTCGTTTGCCGTTTGCGGCATAAGCGGGCGAGCCGCCCGCGGTCCCAGGATCGTACCGGCGTTCGGCGCTCCCGGCTCCTTTCCGCCCTTTGCGTCTTCGCGGTGAAACCTCATAATGCGCGCGCGCGGACGCATGCCGAGCTGGTGCTCGGC belongs to bacterium and includes:
- a CDS encoding saccharopine dehydrogenase NADP-binding domain-containing protein encodes the protein MRILFLGGAGEMAVAMRRLMAADAGIEHVSIADIDRTRAEAAAREHTKFAPRVVDVTDRAALAGAMREYDAAISFVGPAYRFERLVAQAAIDARKPVVTIADDYDAFLSVYELDGAAREAGVLMLTGFGNSPGLTQALAKAGCNTMDAPRDVDIFWAAGANENVGPANILHVMHLMTGDTLQWRDGREVRVRCGTGTKMARMPEPLGDVPCVYTGHAESVTLPRFIPGLQNVWLRGGCVPRWIFPFVARLARLGLTKTERRRKVLLSIFNPIIPLFASKSDPDISAGRVEVRGTRNGAEASWTALYSGHIAHITSAPCLVAAKMAAAGEFADLPGGVYPPERLLSDPRDFLKRVRALDVQIIEDIKE